The following proteins are co-located in the [Pasteurella] mairii genome:
- the gltB gene encoding Glutamate synthase [NADPH] large chain precursor: MAKLYDRSFERENCGFGLIANLDGVQSHKVVRNGILGLSRMQHRGAILADGKTGDGCGLSLQMPEGFFRAIAAESGFSLAKIFGVGQIFLPRDEKLAQEYIEIINEELTYETLGVPAWRDVPTNPTVLGSIALADMPAIKQVFINAPSGWRVQDLQRRLFVARRRIEKRIEHPDFYICSFSNQTIVYKGLCMPKDLPKFYLDLADLRMQTAICLFHQRFSTNTQPRWKLAQPFRYLAHNGEINTISGNRAWARARGYKYRTPLIPDLQSAAPFVNETGSDSSSLDNMLELFVSGGMDLFRAMRLLVPPAWQQNPDMDDDLRAFYDFNSMHMEPWDGPAGIVLTDGRYAACNLDRNGLRPARYVITEDRLITIASEVGIWNYAPDEVVEKGRVGPGQLLVIDTKKGKLLHSDEIDNEVKARHPYREWLNKHVQRLIPFEQLPENEVGEATMDESALKVYQKQFLYDNEELESIVRVLGENGQEPVGSMGDDAPFAVLSERPRLLFDYFRQYFAQVTNPPIDPLREAHVMTLATSIGREMSVFFEAEGMSSRVNFRSPILVYSDMQQILRLPEEHYKNTVLDATYNPNEQDLKQAIEQLCEQAKQAVREKAVLLIISDRNISKERQPIPSALAVGALQNCLVDANLRCDTNIIVQTAEARNPHHFAVLLGLGATAIYPYLAYETLAHMVQSGAINKPLRVVIGNFRNAINKGLYKIMSKMGISCISSYRCARLFEVVGLSSEITALCFPGITSRIEGASFADLHQQLNSVRKRAWRPSQDLEMGGYLKYKPQGEYHAYNPEVVNHLQAAVNSGDYAKYRAFRDAVNQRPITTIRDMLRLKVEDGKAINIERVEPAENLYKRFDSAAMSIGALSPEAHEALAVAMNRLGGYSNSGEGGEDPKRYGTEKVSKIKQVASGRFGVTPAYLMSAEVIQIKVAQGAKPGEGGQLPGDKVTPYIAQLRYAVPGSTLISPPPHHDIYSIEDLAQLIFDLKQVNPKALISVKLVSLPGVGTIATGVAKAYADLITIAGYDGGTGASPLSSVKYCGSPWELGLAEAQQALVENNLRHKVRLQVDGGLKTGLDIVKAAILGAESFGFGTAPMVALGCRYLRICHLNNCATGIATQDDTLRNKHYHGLPEKAMNYFKFIAQDVREILAQLGVEKLTDLIGRTELLEIIDGKTSKQRGLNLSKLLYSPKVPDGSSRYCTQSNPTFDQGLLNKNIVAQAQNAFESGLCSSMDLEITNVDRSVGATLSGLVAARYGNRGNPLQEFNINLTGTAGQSLGVWLAGGVNLTLTGDANDYVGKGMAGGRIAIKPHNGVAFKAEEAAIAGNTCLYGATGGELFASGRAGERFAVRNSGAVAVVEGIGDNGCEYMTGGVVTVLGKTGINFGAGMTGGFAYVLDVDGKFAGRLNSELVEGLSINELPTHQEHLRGLISRHVELTHSAIGERILANWDSYVARFVLVKPKANDVDALLGHKRRTVTELGEVIQ; the protein is encoded by the coding sequence ATGGCAAAACTTTATGATCGTTCTTTTGAACGAGAAAACTGTGGATTTGGTTTAATTGCCAATCTTGATGGCGTACAAAGCCATAAAGTGGTTCGTAATGGGATCTTGGGGCTTTCTCGTATGCAACATCGCGGGGCGATTTTAGCAGATGGGAAAACCGGTGACGGTTGCGGATTATCCTTACAAATGCCAGAGGGCTTTTTTCGTGCAATTGCGGCGGAAAGTGGATTTTCATTAGCAAAAATCTTTGGTGTAGGACAGATTTTTTTACCGCGTGATGAAAAATTAGCGCAAGAATATATCGAAATTATCAACGAAGAATTAACCTATGAAACCTTAGGTGTGCCGGCTTGGCGTGATGTGCCGACCAATCCAACGGTGTTAGGTTCGATCGCGTTGGCAGATATGCCGGCGATTAAACAAGTGTTTATTAATGCGCCGAGTGGCTGGCGAGTGCAGGATTTGCAACGTCGTTTGTTTGTCGCGCGTCGTCGAATTGAAAAACGCATTGAGCATCCGGATTTTTATATTTGTAGTTTTTCAAATCAAACTATTGTGTACAAAGGGCTTTGTATGCCGAAAGATTTGCCGAAATTTTATTTGGATTTGGCAGATTTACGGATGCAAACCGCAATTTGTTTATTCCATCAACGTTTCTCAACGAATACGCAACCGCGCTGGAAACTCGCGCAACCGTTCCGTTATTTGGCGCACAATGGCGAAATTAATACCATTTCTGGTAACCGCGCTTGGGCAAGAGCGCGTGGCTATAAATATCGTACGCCGTTAATTCCAGATTTACAAAGTGCGGCGCCTTTCGTGAATGAAACCGGTTCAGATTCCAGCTCATTGGATAATATGTTGGAGCTTTTTGTTAGTGGTGGGATGGATTTATTCCGCGCCATGCGTTTATTGGTTCCGCCAGCATGGCAACAAAACCCAGATATGGACGACGATTTACGCGCCTTTTATGATTTTAACTCTATGCATATGGAGCCTTGGGATGGTCCGGCGGGGATCGTGTTAACGGATGGGCGTTATGCGGCTTGTAACCTTGACCGTAACGGATTACGCCCTGCGCGTTATGTGATCACTGAAGATCGCCTAATTACCATTGCTTCCGAAGTGGGGATTTGGAATTATGCGCCGGATGAAGTGGTAGAAAAAGGGCGTGTCGGACCGGGGCAATTATTGGTTATTGATACGAAAAAAGGCAAATTGTTGCATTCCGACGAAATCGACAATGAAGTCAAAGCGCGTCACCCATATCGCGAGTGGTTAAATAAACACGTTCAACGCTTAATTCCGTTTGAGCAATTGCCGGAAAACGAAGTGGGCGAGGCGACCATGGACGAAAGCGCGTTGAAAGTGTACCAAAAACAATTTTTATATGATAACGAAGAATTAGAAAGCATCGTTCGGGTCTTGGGGGAAAACGGTCAAGAGCCGGTTGGTTCTATGGGCGATGATGCGCCTTTTGCGGTACTTAGCGAACGTCCGCGCTTATTATTCGATTATTTCCGTCAATATTTTGCGCAGGTCACTAACCCGCCAATTGACCCGTTACGTGAAGCGCACGTAATGACTTTGGCAACCAGTATCGGGCGCGAAATGAGTGTTTTCTTTGAAGCGGAAGGGATGTCTAGCCGGGTGAATTTTAGATCACCAATTTTGGTTTATTCCGATATGCAACAAATTTTACGTCTTCCGGAAGAACACTACAAAAACACTGTACTTGACGCCACTTATAATCCAAATGAGCAAGATTTAAAACAGGCGATCGAGCAATTATGCGAACAGGCAAAACAGGCAGTACGGGAAAAAGCGGTATTGTTGATCATTTCCGATCGCAATATCAGCAAAGAACGTCAACCGATTCCGAGTGCATTAGCGGTCGGGGCGTTACAAAATTGCTTAGTTGATGCTAATTTACGTTGTGATACCAATATTATCGTGCAAACTGCGGAAGCGCGTAACCCGCACCATTTCGCAGTTCTTTTAGGCTTAGGGGCAACCGCAATTTACCCTTATTTGGCATATGAAACCTTGGCGCACATGGTGCAATCCGGCGCAATCAATAAACCGTTACGCGTAGTGATTGGCAACTTCCGCAATGCGATTAACAAAGGGTTGTACAAAATTATGTCAAAAATGGGGATTTCTTGTATTTCCTCCTATCGCTGCGCCCGCTTATTTGAAGTGGTCGGTTTAAGCTCAGAAATCACCGCACTTTGCTTCCCGGGGATCACCAGCCGAATTGAGGGCGCAAGTTTTGCTGATTTACACCAACAACTTAATAGTGTACGCAAACGCGCATGGCGTCCAAGCCAAGATTTAGAGATGGGCGGTTATCTCAAATATAAACCACAAGGCGAATACCATGCGTATAATCCGGAAGTGGTGAATCATTTACAAGCGGCAGTAAATAGCGGCGATTATGCCAAATATCGTGCTTTCCGCGATGCGGTTAATCAACGTCCGATTACGACGATTCGCGATATGCTGCGCTTAAAAGTGGAAGATGGAAAAGCCATCAATATTGAACGAGTGGAACCGGCGGAAAATCTGTACAAACGTTTTGACAGCGCGGCAATGTCCATTGGGGCATTAAGTCCGGAAGCTCATGAGGCTTTAGCGGTTGCCATGAACCGTTTAGGGGGTTATTCCAACTCCGGCGAGGGCGGCGAAGATCCAAAACGTTATGGAACAGAAAAAGTCTCAAAAATCAAACAAGTTGCTTCCGGTCGCTTTGGCGTGACTCCGGCGTATTTGATGAGTGCGGAAGTGATCCAAATTAAAGTCGCACAAGGGGCAAAACCGGGCGAGGGCGGTCAGTTACCGGGTGACAAAGTTACGCCATATATTGCGCAATTGCGCTATGCAGTGCCGGGATCGACCTTAATTTCGCCACCGCCACACCATGATATTTATTCTATCGAAGATTTAGCGCAATTGATTTTCGACTTAAAACAAGTCAATCCGAAAGCCTTAATCTCGGTCAAATTAGTATCCTTACCCGGCGTTGGTACCATCGCCACCGGCGTTGCCAAAGCCTATGCCGATTTAATTACCATTGCCGGTTATGATGGCGGTACCGGTGCTAGCCCGTTGAGCAGTGTGAAATATTGCGGTTCGCCATGGGAATTAGGGCTTGCCGAAGCGCAACAAGCGCTGGTGGAAAATAACTTGCGTCATAAAGTACGCTTGCAAGTGGATGGCGGGTTGAAAACCGGTTTGGATATTGTCAAAGCGGCAATTTTAGGCGCGGAAAGTTTCGGTTTCGGTACCGCGCCGATGGTGGCATTAGGTTGTCGTTATTTGCGGATTTGTCATCTAAATAACTGTGCAACCGGTATTGCGACTCAAGACGATACGTTGCGCAATAAGCATTATCACGGATTACCGGAAAAAGCGATGAATTACTTCAAATTTATCGCCCAAGATGTGCGCGAAATTCTTGCGCAACTCGGCGTGGAAAAATTGACGGACTTAATCGGGCGTACGGAATTGTTGGAAATTATTGACGGTAAAACTAGCAAACAACGCGGCTTGAATTTAAGTAAATTGCTTTATTCGCCAAAAGTGCCGGATGGAAGCAGTCGTTATTGTACCCAATCCAACCCAACGTTTGACCAAGGTTTATTAAACAAAAATATTGTTGCCCAAGCGCAAAATGCCTTTGAAAGCGGACTTTGCAGCAGCATGGATTTAGAGATTACAAACGTGGATCGTTCGGTAGGTGCAACCTTATCCGGTTTAGTGGCGGCGCGTTATGGTAACCGTGGTAACCCATTGCAAGAATTTAATATTAACTTAACCGGTACCGCCGGACAAAGTTTAGGCGTATGGTTAGCCGGTGGGGTGAATTTAACCTTAACCGGGGATGCTAACGACTATGTAGGCAAAGGCATGGCGGGCGGTCGCATTGCGATCAAACCGCATAATGGCGTCGCTTTCAAAGCAGAAGAAGCTGCTATTGCGGGGAATACTTGTTTATATGGTGCGACTGGCGGTGAATTGTTTGCTTCTGGACGTGCAGGTGAGCGTTTTGCGGTACGTAACTCCGGCGCGGTTGCCGTGGTTGAGGGTATCGGCGATAACGGTTGTGAATACATGACCGGTGGGGTTGTGACGGTGTTAGGTAAAACTGGGATCAACTTCGGTGCCGGTATGACCGGTGGCTTTGCTTACGTTTTAGACGTGGACGGTAAATTTGCCGGACGTTTAAATTCGGAGTTAGTAGAGGGGTTATCAATCAATGAGTTACCGACTCATCAAGAACATTTACGTGGCTTAATTTCTCGTCACGTTGAATTAACCCATAGTGCGATCGGGGAACGTATTTTGGCAAATTGGGATAGCTATGTGGCACGTTTTGTGCTGGTGAAACCAAAAGCTAATGATGTGGATGCGTTATTAGGGCATAAACGTCGTACAGTTACCGAATTGGGTGAAGTGATTCAATAA
- a CDS encoding TonB-dependent receptor, with the protein MQHFSLKLPEIVVYGDQNMDLTGITSISSDEMKKFPVANGNITDYLKSNPHVRYENSDQDGFQRGEIKPDNISINGADFNQTAFFIDNVNINNDLAVDSEVFDGSMQVVPGISHTQAYFFDSSLLSKIEVQDHNISASLSGFTGGAVVAKTKQYDGTDHVRLKYRTTNSHWANMYVDSVAKSILAQVRPEGDVAVLQPKYNKHFSSLSVEKGLTENIGLVLGLSRRTSRIMQNRLIGVPQTLDKQNHLRQSDNALLNLNWTPNLENRFEFGLRYSNYREKKYYATNLNNNIIDYHKAYGATLAWVHSFNSGIWTNTLAYDNFKDKRKANFAELKTVSVLNEDYEPLYDYEEGGHGNSQLMQKNWHISTEYAFNPFYWGSFKHSISLGAIYQGTTYHFNRPQDVRGQTISIIQGESPLILDDTIAKKGHLKTSYQNIASYIENLISWRNLELRSGVRLDRDDYLENNNIAPRFVLRYKPFENTSLEMGANRYYGRSFSSVKLTDKILKLNNDLTRKHQNFSHLKTPYANELSFGLTQNIGNWTLNANYIYRNNKARIILRRDLDAPRGEKRTVYANGGEYEVNTYTLQAQMREPYEWGSTQWRANLGFDWLKTKRANIDKSLNPQELVFLDNRLMTRKQMHQKVNSNAEDWILRLGLDMAIEKYQLTWSNKLYFKAPIKDYRSIEGEFSDEIQRYRTFDYGKHVQWDASIRWQPTLTGNHTIYAQLDVLNVLNQTRKIRSLGSGISMHSEYGIYTPGREFWLEVGYEF; encoded by the coding sequence ATGCAACATTTTTCTTTAAAACTTCCTGAAATTGTCGTTTACGGCGATCAAAATATGGATTTAACCGGTATCACGTCGATTAGTTCAGATGAGATGAAAAAATTCCCTGTTGCGAATGGCAATATCACTGACTATTTAAAATCAAATCCTCACGTTCGTTATGAAAATAGTGATCAGGACGGTTTTCAGCGAGGAGAAATTAAGCCGGATAACATTTCTATTAATGGTGCTGACTTTAATCAAACCGCATTTTTTATTGATAATGTCAATATCAACAATGATCTGGCTGTCGATTCTGAGGTATTTGATGGTTCAATGCAAGTTGTTCCCGGCATAAGCCATACTCAAGCCTATTTTTTTGATTCTTCACTATTGTCTAAAATTGAAGTGCAAGATCACAATATTTCTGCCAGTTTAAGCGGTTTTACCGGCGGTGCGGTAGTGGCAAAAACCAAACAATATGATGGAACGGATCATGTCCGATTGAAATATCGCACAACAAATTCTCATTGGGCAAATATGTATGTTGACAGCGTTGCAAAATCAATTTTAGCTCAAGTGCGTCCTGAGGGTGATGTTGCGGTATTACAGCCGAAATATAATAAACATTTTTCTTCTTTATCAGTAGAAAAAGGATTAACTGAAAATATCGGTTTGGTTTTAGGATTAAGCCGTCGTACATCACGGATTATGCAAAATCGTCTCATTGGTGTTCCTCAAACTTTGGATAAACAAAATCATTTACGTCAATCGGATAATGCCTTGCTAAATCTCAATTGGACGCCCAATCTAGAAAATCGCTTTGAATTTGGTCTTCGCTATTCTAACTATAGAGAGAAAAAATATTATGCCACAAATTTGAACAATAACATTATAGATTATCACAAAGCATACGGAGCGACTTTGGCGTGGGTACATAGCTTTAATAGTGGAATTTGGACGAATACGTTAGCTTACGATAACTTTAAAGACAAACGAAAAGCTAATTTTGCTGAATTGAAAACCGTCTCCGTACTCAATGAAGATTATGAGCCATTGTATGATTACGAAGAAGGGGGACATGGCAACAGCCAATTGATGCAAAAAAACTGGCATATTTCCACTGAATATGCATTTAATCCTTTTTATTGGGGTAGTTTTAAGCATTCTATTTCTCTTGGAGCTATCTATCAAGGAACAACTTATCATTTTAACCGACCGCAAGATGTGAGAGGACAAACTATTTCGATTATACAGGGCGAATCTCCTTTGATTTTAGATGATACTATTGCGAAAAAAGGGCATTTAAAAACATCCTATCAAAATATTGCAAGTTATATAGAAAATCTAATCAGTTGGCGTAATTTAGAACTTCGCTCTGGAGTTCGTCTTGATCGTGACGATTATTTGGAAAATAACAATATTGCTCCTCGTTTTGTTTTACGTTATAAACCATTTGAGAACACTTCCTTAGAGATGGGGGCAAACCGTTATTATGGGCGCTCGTTTTCATCCGTTAAATTAACTGATAAAATTCTTAAGTTAAATAACGACTTAACGCGTAAACACCAAAATTTTAGCCACCTCAAGACACCTTACGCAAATGAGTTGAGTTTTGGACTAACGCAAAATATTGGCAATTGGACATTAAACGCGAATTATATTTATCGCAATAATAAAGCGCGGATTATTTTACGCCGAGATCTTGATGCACCAAGAGGTGAAAAAAGAACCGTTTATGCCAATGGCGGTGAATATGAGGTCAACACTTACACCTTACAAGCTCAAATGCGTGAGCCCTATGAATGGGGAAGTACACAATGGCGTGCAAACTTAGGGTTTGATTGGCTGAAAACAAAGAGAGCGAATATTGATAAATCCCTTAACCCACAAGAGTTGGTTTTTCTTGATAACCGATTGATGACACGTAAACAAATGCATCAAAAGGTGAATAGTAATGCAGAAGACTGGATTTTGCGCTTAGGGTTAGATATGGCTATTGAGAAATATCAACTAACTTGGTCAAATAAACTGTATTTTAAAGCACCGATTAAGGATTACCGTAGCATAGAGGGTGAATTTTCTGATGAGATTCAACGTTATCGAACTTTTGATTATGGTAAGCATGTCCAATGGGATGCTAGTATCCGTTGGCAGCCAACGCTCACAGGAAACCATACGATTTATGCTCAGTTAGATGTGCTGAATGTATTAAATCAAACACGTAAAATCCGTTCCCTTGGCTCTGGAATTTCAATGCATTCCGAATATGGTATTTATACCCCAGGTAGAGAGTTCTGGTTAGAAGTCGGCTACGAATTTTAA